The Miscanthus floridulus cultivar M001 chromosome 6, ASM1932011v1, whole genome shotgun sequence genomic interval GCGCTACCTGACCCCGGCTTACTGGGACAAGGCCGTGCCCCGGGGCGTCGAGCGCGCCCTCGCCGTGGCCGTGcagcgcgacggcggcggcgccacgTTCGAGGTGATCGTTGACATCAGCGTCCACTTCGAGTTCGTGTACTGCGAGGCCAAGGCGCTGCTGCTTGCGTGCGCCGAGAACGACGGCGGTGACCCGGCCGGGAGGAGCGGGAACGGCGGCGACGGGGAGGCGCCGTCGTGCTCCATCTGCTTCGAGGAGATGTCGCGGGAAGCGGACGAGGTGACGGACCTGCCGGGGTGCACGCACGGCTTCCACCCCAGGTGCATCGCCGCGTGGTTCCACAAGGCGTCGACGTGCCCGGTGTGCCGGCGCGATCATTTGCAGTATCTCC includes:
- the LOC136461311 gene encoding uncharacterized protein yields the protein MPNDLQITSETTRLDLEPRPPGGGGPPHELVLRLAMTECHTWRGIGGRSGRVRRPRRMSREIRLALDDNPSSGGGPDYLRSGDDCRRLIGRAVPRGVERALAVAVQRDGGGATFEVIVDISVHFEFVYCEAKALLLACAENDGGDPAGRSGNGGDGEAPSCSICFEEMSREADEVTDLPGCTHGFHPRCIAAWFHKASTCPVCRRDHLQYLPPDYRDLHDSMAFDPDSLPDYL